Proteins encoded in a region of the Acidobacteriota bacterium genome:
- a CDS encoding cyclomaltodextrinase N-terminal domain-containing protein — protein sequence MLRSALNALALTAVLAGAALAAAPRVEKAEPPNWWAGHSVATVRMLIRGSGLAGAHVISPAKSLKVGGVRVNGSGDHLFFDISIGKDARPGKYEFRIETAAGSKAFGWELLPQLLPRDPKDEVTSDDIIYLIMTDRFADGDERNNKEVDRKNPRGWHGGDIRGVISRLDYLKELGITAIWLTPWYDNPDEPNTCAQPWCPYTNYHGYHAIDYYGVENHFGTMADLRELVSEARKRGIKVIQDQVANHVGVQHEWVKRPPLENWFSPFKQNTFNDSVLFSPNASPAERDILLRGWFNEFLPDLNQDEPEVSKYLIQNALWWIGMTGIDGIRQDTIQYMPRTFIRDWSTAILKQYPNFYLVGEVLEMDSAHLAFFQGGKTGWDGIDTKLPSVFDFNLWEASRDVFTGKKPASALRDVLKYDGLYPNRYRLTNLTANHDIDRFMSTPGATLEGAMMHMAFTMSVRGIPQIYYGDELAMTGGHDPDNRKDFPGGFRGDQRSAFSREGRTAEEQRMFEWTRKWMNARRASIAMANGTTTDLFYDKDAYVFERRVQLVDWTATNVIAFNSGDQEKVIELDYAVPSRLALHEVEFAPVISDREKIKSDGKRLRITMAPRSAFVYEIKPAL from the coding sequence ATGCTCCGATCCGCGTTAAATGCCCTTGCCCTTACGGCCGTGCTCGCCGGAGCCGCTCTTGCGGCCGCACCGAGGGTCGAGAAGGCCGAGCCGCCGAACTGGTGGGCCGGCCATTCGGTCGCAACAGTAAGGATGCTCATTCGCGGAAGCGGCCTCGCCGGTGCCCACGTCATCTCGCCCGCAAAGAGCCTTAAGGTTGGCGGCGTGCGGGTGAATGGATCGGGCGACCATTTGTTTTTTGATATTTCGATCGGAAAAGATGCCCGGCCGGGTAAATATGAGTTCAGGATCGAGACCGCCGCGGGCTCGAAGGCGTTCGGCTGGGAGCTTCTACCGCAGCTTTTGCCGCGCGACCCGAAGGACGAGGTCACGAGCGACGACATCATCTATCTGATAATGACCGACCGCTTTGCGGACGGCGACGAGCGCAACAACAAGGAAGTTGACCGGAAGAATCCCCGCGGCTGGCACGGCGGCGACATTCGCGGTGTCATCTCGCGGCTCGATTATCTGAAGGAACTCGGCATAACGGCCATCTGGCTAACGCCCTGGTACGACAATCCGGACGAGCCGAACACGTGTGCCCAGCCCTGGTGCCCTTATACGAATTATCACGGCTATCATGCCATCGATTACTACGGCGTTGAGAACCACTTCGGGACGATGGCCGACCTTCGCGAGCTTGTAAGCGAGGCACGAAAACGCGGGATCAAGGTGATACAGGACCAGGTCGCGAACCACGTCGGCGTGCAGCACGAGTGGGTGAAGCGGCCGCCGCTCGAGAACTGGTTCTCACCATTCAAGCAGAACACGTTCAACGACTCGGTGCTCTTTTCGCCGAACGCCTCGCCAGCCGAACGCGATATTCTGCTTCGCGGCTGGTTCAACGAATTTCTGCCTGACCTGAATCAGGACGAACCCGAGGTCTCGAAATATCTGATCCAGAACGCACTTTGGTGGATCGGGATGACGGGGATCGACGGCATCCGCCAGGACACGATCCAATACATGCCGCGGACGTTCATCCGCGATTGGTCAACAGCGATCTTGAAGCAGTATCCAAACTTTTATCTCGTCGGCGAGGTGCTTGAGATGGACTCGGCACACCTCGCCTTTTTTCAGGGCGGGAAGACGGGCTGGGACGGTATCGACACCAAATTGCCGAGCGTTTTCGACTTCAATCTTTGGGAAGCTTCGCGTGATGTTTTCACCGGCAAGAAGCCGGCATCGGCGCTCCGCGATGTTCTGAAATACGACGGGCTTTACCCGAACCGCTACCGGCTTACGAACCTGACCGCGAACCATGACATCGACCGCTTTATGTCAACGCCCGGAGCGACGCTCGAAGGAGCGATGATGCACATGGCGTTCACGATGAGCGTCCGCGGCATCCCGCAGATCTATTACGGCGATGAGCTCGCGATGACCGGCGGCCACGATCCGGACAACAGAAAGGACTTCCCCGGCGGCTTTCGCGGCGACCAGCGAAGCGCCTTTTCACGGGAAGGCCGGACCGCAGAAGAACAGCGGATGTTCGAATGGACACGCAAGTGGATGAACGCGCGCCGGGCAAGCATCGCGATGGCGAACGGAACGACTACCGATCTCTTTTACGACAAGGACGCCTATGTTTTTGAGCGGCGTGTTCAACTTGTTGATTGGACCGCGACCAATGTGATCGCCTTCAACTCGGGCGATCAGGAAAAGGTAATCGAGCTAGATTACGCAGTTCCCAGTAGACTGGCTTTGCACGAAGTCGAGTTTGCACCGGTCATCAGCGACCGTGAAAAAATCAAGAGCGACGGAAAGCGGCTGCGGATCACGATGGCTCCGCGAAGTGCTTTCGTTTATGAGATAAAGCCCGCGCTATAG
- the malQ gene encoding 4-alpha-glucanotransferase — protein sequence MKFPRASGILLHPTSLPGDYGIGDLGPEAYSFVNFLEAAGQTYWQILPLGPTGYGDSPYQCFSAFAGNPLLISPEMLVEDEFLTAEQVADRPEFPAHRVDFGSVYEWKSHLLPLAYEGFQHTTSTDIRGKFEKFQHENDWWLEDYATYKAVKTSQSQRPWYEWPTPLKLREPGAMAAIREQLFDETQAEKFYQFLFFRQWGLLKEYANKHGVKIIGDVPIFVALDSADVWCNQSKFKLNPDGSPRVVAGVPPDYFSETGQLWGNPIYDWEQMRADGFKWWVARVEFTLRTVDVVRVDHFRGFAASWEVPGSDKTAENGRWVDVPGKELFQTLRESLVRLPVIAEDLGVITPDVEELRDMYSFPGMKILQFAFGGDAKNHDLPHNYTQNCVAYTGTHDNDTTVGWWLSQAGAGSTRDAEDITREHDYSLKYLCTEGSEIHWDFIRAVWASVADTAITPVQDLLGIGTEGRMNLPASESGNWFWRFERGALTDEITARLRELTETYGRTV from the coding sequence ATGAAATTTCCAAGAGCATCGGGGATATTGCTTCATCCGACGAGCCTGCCGGGCGATTACGGCATCGGCGATCTCGGGCCGGAGGCGTATTCTTTCGTAAATTTTCTTGAGGCCGCCGGGCAGACGTATTGGCAGATCCTGCCGCTTGGGCCGACCGGGTATGGCGATTCGCCGTATCAATGCTTTTCGGCATTTGCCGGCAATCCGCTTTTGATCTCGCCGGAGATGCTAGTCGAGGACGAATTCCTTACGGCCGAGCAGGTCGCCGACCGGCCCGAGTTCCCTGCTCATCGCGTAGATTTCGGCTCGGTCTATGAATGGAAATCGCACTTGCTCCCGCTCGCCTATGAAGGCTTTCAGCACACGACAAGCACGGACATCCGCGGCAAGTTCGAAAAGTTTCAGCACGAGAACGATTGGTGGCTGGAAGACTACGCGACCTACAAAGCGGTCAAAACTTCGCAGAGCCAAAGGCCGTGGTACGAATGGCCGACGCCTCTCAAGCTCCGCGAACCCGGGGCGATGGCCGCCATCCGCGAGCAACTTTTTGACGAGACACAGGCCGAGAAGTTTTATCAATTTCTTTTCTTTCGCCAGTGGGGTTTGCTCAAGGAATATGCGAATAAACATGGTGTGAAGATCATCGGTGATGTGCCGATCTTTGTCGCACTCGATTCGGCCGACGTTTGGTGCAATCAGTCGAAATTTAAGCTGAACCCGGACGGCAGCCCACGGGTCGTCGCCGGTGTACCGCCGGATTATTTTTCCGAGACAGGCCAGCTCTGGGGCAACCCGATCTACGATTGGGAGCAGATGCGTGCCGATGGGTTCAAATGGTGGGTCGCTCGGGTCGAGTTCACGCTCCGAACCGTCGACGTTGTCCGCGTCGATCACTTCCGCGGGTTTGCCGCTTCGTGGGAAGTGCCGGGCAGCGACAAGACGGCTGAAAATGGCCGCTGGGTCGATGTTCCGGGCAAGGAGCTTTTCCAGACTCTTCGCGAGAGCCTCGTCCGCCTGCCGGTGATCGCCGAGGACCTTGGTGTGATCACGCCGGACGTCGAAGAGCTTCGGGACATGTACAGCTTCCCGGGAATGAAGATCCTTCAGTTCGCCTTTGGCGGCGATGCGAAGAACCACGACCTTCCGCACAACTACACGCAAAACTGCGTTGCGTATACCGGCACACACGACAACGACACGACCGTCGGCTGGTGGCTCTCGCAGGCCGGTGCGGGCTCGACCCGCGACGCGGAGGACATCACCCGCGAACACGATTACAGCCTCAAATATCTTTGCACCGAAGGGAGCGAGATACATTGGGACTTTATCCGGGCCGTTTGGGCGAGCGTTGCGGACACGGCGATCACGCCGGTGCAGGACCTGCTCGGCATCGGGACCGAAGGGCGGATGAACCTGCCGGCTTCCGAGTCCGGCAACTGGTTCTGGCGCTTCGAACGCGGCGCGCTGACCGACGAGATCACCGCCCGGCTGCGGGAATTGACGGAAACGTACGGACGGACGGTTTAG
- a CDS encoding MFS transporter: MSFGFLGIQFGWGLQMANMSPIYTYLGADAANLPYLWLAGPLTGLLVQPIVGAMSDRTWTRLGRRRPFFLVGAIIASICLVLMPNSSTLWMAAGLLWVMDASINITMEPFRAFVGDKLAEEQRTLGFVMQSFFIGIGSTLANALPYILTWAGVVGIMKSGIPYSTLIAFIVGAAAFLGAVLWTVFTTDETPPEDIEAFRKKNAEGSIVGNIFKEISGAIGDMPTTMKQLAVVQFFTWFALPFMWQFYGITVARHVFGAADETSAAFKEGTEWGGVCFAVYNFVCFLVAFGIPPLANRIGRKGVHIVCLLLGGLGLISTYFATGPYFLFIGMAGVGIAWASILSMPYVILAGAINPARMGVYMGVFNLFIVIPQIVQSFLTPQIYKPLLGDNPLNAVMLGGASLIVAALLVFIVKDVGAAKIEGVAAGGGH; this comes from the coding sequence ATGAGTTTCGGATTTCTCGGCATTCAATTCGGTTGGGGCTTGCAGATGGCGAATATGTCGCCGATCTACACATACCTCGGTGCCGATGCGGCCAATCTACCGTATCTCTGGCTCGCCGGGCCGCTGACCGGATTGCTGGTACAGCCGATCGTTGGCGCGATGAGCGACCGCACATGGACGCGGCTGGGGCGGCGGCGGCCGTTCTTCCTCGTCGGCGCGATCATTGCCAGCATCTGCCTGGTGCTGATGCCGAACTCGAGCACGCTTTGGATGGCGGCGGGATTGCTTTGGGTGATGGACGCCTCGATAAACATCACGATGGAGCCTTTCCGTGCATTCGTCGGCGACAAGCTTGCCGAGGAACAGCGGACGCTCGGTTTCGTGATGCAGTCGTTTTTCATTGGCATCGGCTCGACGCTCGCCAACGCATTGCCTTACATCCTCACATGGGCCGGAGTCGTCGGCATAATGAAAAGCGGTATTCCGTACTCGACGCTGATCGCCTTTATCGTCGGTGCCGCGGCATTTCTCGGTGCGGTGCTTTGGACCGTCTTCACGACCGATGAAACACCGCCGGAAGACATCGAGGCCTTCCGGAAAAAGAACGCCGAGGGCAGCATTGTCGGCAATATTTTCAAAGAGATCTCGGGCGCCATCGGCGATATGCCGACGACGATGAAGCAGCTCGCGGTCGTGCAATTTTTCACTTGGTTCGCATTGCCATTCATGTGGCAGTTTTACGGCATTACGGTCGCCCGCCATGTTTTCGGAGCGGCCGATGAGACATCCGCGGCGTTCAAGGAAGGAACAGAATGGGGCGGCGTCTGCTTTGCGGTCTATAACTTTGTGTGTTTTCTCGTCGCCTTTGGCATTCCGCCGCTTGCTAACAGGATCGGCCGAAAAGGCGTGCATATTGTTTGTCTCTTGCTCGGAGGCCTTGGGCTGATCTCTACCTATTTTGCGACCGGCCCGTATTTTCTTTTCATAGGGATGGCCGGCGTCGGCATCGCTTGGGCGTCGATCCTTTCAATGCCTTACGTGATCCTGGCCGGTGCGATCAACCCGGCACGCATGGGTGTTTACATGGGCGTCTTTAATCTTTTCATCGTAATTCCGCAGATAGTGCAGAGCTTCCTGACGCCGCAGATCTACAAACCACTTCTCGGCGACAACCCGCTTAACGCCGTAATGCTCGGCGGAGCGTCGCTCATCGTCGCCGCACTGCTTGTGTTCATCGTAAAGGACGTCGGAGCGGCGAAGATCGAAGGCGTTGCGGCCGGCGGTGGGCACTAA
- a CDS encoding alpha-amylase → MTHNRVPFLFITVVLLSALTLAQVQPVRDFSKQNARPSQDWVKDAVIYQIFPRQYSADGNFNGITRDLDRLKTLGVDVLWLMPIHPIGEAKRKGTVGSPYSVKDFYAINPDYGTPEDLKRLVAESHRRGMKVIIDIVANHTAWDSVMMKTPAFYTRNAQGEIVAPVPDWADVADLNYDNPELRKYMIEMLKFWVREYDLDGFRCDVAGFVPTDFWETARAEVDKVKADTLWLAEWESPDLMANAFNLDYSWAMHAMLDKMLHGQMPAYELRKVWEDQAAKFPRGSLRMRFSDNHDERRAIARFGEKGALAAQALVFTLDGIPLIYNGMEAGDTTESGAPALFEKRPIFWQFAERRPDMVKFYPAMIALRKSSNALRRGELRWMKNSDEARIVTFARRTGTEEIVVAINMASTPFVGTLEASGTFEELTPNAPERTVALPAISLEGHGFRIFRRKS, encoded by the coding sequence ATGACACATAACAGGGTACCGTTTCTATTCATCACAGTCGTACTGCTTTCAGCACTCACGCTCGCGCAAGTGCAGCCGGTGAGGGATTTTTCAAAGCAGAATGCTCGGCCTTCGCAGGACTGGGTAAAAGATGCGGTGATCTATCAGATATTTCCGCGGCAATACTCGGCCGATGGGAATTTCAACGGCATTACGCGTGACCTCGATCGGCTCAAGACGCTCGGCGTCGATGTGCTCTGGCTGATGCCCATCCATCCGATCGGCGAGGCGAAGCGGAAAGGCACGGTCGGCTCGCCCTATTCGGTCAAAGACTTTTACGCGATCAATCCGGACTACGGCACGCCCGAAGACCTCAAACGCCTCGTTGCCGAATCGCACCGCCGCGGGATGAAGGTGATCATCGACATCGTCGCCAACCACACGGCGTGGGACAGCGTGATGATGAAAACGCCGGCATTTTACACGCGCAACGCGCAAGGCGAGATCGTCGCTCCGGTGCCGGACTGGGCAGACGTCGCGGACCTGAACTACGACAATCCCGAGCTTCGCAAATACATGATCGAGATGCTGAAGTTCTGGGTGCGGGAGTATGACCTTGACGGCTTTCGCTGCGACGTCGCCGGATTTGTCCCGACCGATTTTTGGGAAACGGCCCGTGCCGAGGTCGATAAGGTCAAGGCCGATACGCTCTGGCTCGCCGAGTGGGAATCGCCGGACCTGATGGCCAACGCCTTTAACCTCGACTACTCGTGGGCGATGCACGCAATGCTCGACAAGATGCTCCACGGCCAGATGCCGGCCTACGAGCTCCGGAAGGTTTGGGAAGACCAGGCGGCGAAGTTCCCTCGCGGCAGCCTACGAATGCGGTTCTCTGATAACCACGATGAGCGTCGAGCGATCGCCCGCTTTGGCGAGAAAGGAGCGCTTGCCGCACAGGCACTTGTCTTTACGCTCGATGGAATTCCGCTCATCTATAACGGAATGGAGGCGGGCGACACCACCGAATCGGGTGCTCCGGCACTCTTTGAAAAGCGGCCGATCTTTTGGCAATTTGCCGAGCGGCGGCCGGATATGGTCAAGTTTTATCCGGCGATGATCGCTTTGCGAAAGTCGTCTAACGCTCTCCGCCGCGGTGAGTTGCGGTGGATGAAGAATTCGGACGAGGCTCGAATCGTAACCTTCGCCCGCCGTACCGGTACGGAAGAGATCGTGGTCGCGATAAATATGGCGAGCACGCCTTTCGTGGGGACACTTGAAGCGAGCGGCACCTTTGAAGAGTTGACGCCAAATGCACCGGAGAGGACCGTTGCACTCCCGGCCATCAGCCTTGAGGGTCACGGGTTCAGGATCTTCCGGCGGAAGAGCTAG
- a CDS encoding cyclomaltodextrinase N-terminal domain-containing protein, whose product MFVKVAAIKRAHALEIRNKSFFFAASLRLCGLILLFAVAAAAAQAPAFEKIDPPSWWVGSTINPVRVLIKGKNLGGARIESATAGITASNFMSSANGNYLFADVRLAETVRPGNYQLRIVTSAGSTMAPFEVFTPQQRLGNYNGFAVDDVIYFVFTDRFADGDQANNDPPKSKGLYDRKKGRHYHGGDLQGIIDKLPYIKSLGATALWTTPVYDNADREDTLEVYPPEMPTTTGFHGYGAIDFYAVDEHLGDMAKLKEFVRKAHLAGFVVLQDQVVNHTGPYHPWANDPPTPNWFNGTLEKHDSNNWQKWTAMNPRATYQTQRRNIDGWFIDILPDLNQNNPEVEKYLIQNSLWWIAQVGFDSIRMDTLPHVPRSFWAKWGAAVHREFPKVNILGELYDSDPVLLSFFQKGRRGWDGLDPEIDTLYDFGLFYPIRNAFAQGKPIREVHQMFARDWIYPRSDVLVTFLGLHDMPRFMNEPGATTTGLKLAQTLIMTSRGTPLLYYGDEIAMPGGADPDNRRDFPGGFPGDPRNAFTAAGRTAEENDVWNHLAKLGALRKELEPLRRGRSLDLLDEEQQYAYARLTDKAAVVVIFNNDTKPAEVSFDITFISKQIPVDGVLKDALGNLADIKVNDGKVKAKIPARSAGIYVTK is encoded by the coding sequence ATGTTTGTAAAAGTTGCAGCGATCAAGCGAGCGCATGCGTTAGAAATTCGGAACAAAAGCTTCTTTTTCGCTGCGTCTTTGCGTCTCTGCGGTTTAATCCTTCTTTTCGCGGTTGCGGCGGCGGCGGCGCAGGCTCCGGCTTTTGAGAAGATCGATCCGCCGAGTTGGTGGGTCGGGAGCACGATCAACCCCGTCCGCGTTCTTATCAAGGGCAAGAACCTCGGCGGTGCGAGGATCGAATCGGCGACGGCGGGAATCACCGCCAGTAACTTCATGTCGAGCGCGAACGGCAACTATCTTTTTGCCGACGTGCGTCTGGCGGAGACCGTTCGGCCGGGAAATTACCAGCTTCGAATTGTTACATCCGCCGGTTCGACGATGGCTCCTTTCGAGGTCTTCACGCCGCAGCAGCGGTTGGGCAACTACAACGGCTTTGCGGTCGATGATGTCATCTATTTCGTCTTCACCGATCGCTTTGCAGATGGTGACCAGGCCAACAACGACCCGCCGAAGTCGAAAGGGCTTTACGACCGAAAAAAGGGCCGACATTATCACGGCGGCGACCTGCAGGGCATCATCGATAAGCTTCCGTATATCAAGTCGCTCGGGGCTACCGCTCTCTGGACGACGCCCGTTTACGATAACGCCGACCGCGAGGACACGCTCGAGGTTTATCCGCCCGAAATGCCGACGACGACCGGATTTCATGGTTACGGAGCGATCGACTTTTACGCCGTTGACGAGCATCTCGGCGATATGGCGAAGCTCAAGGAGTTTGTCCGAAAGGCGCATTTGGCTGGCTTTGTGGTCTTGCAGGATCAGGTCGTAAACCACACCGGGCCGTATCACCCCTGGGCAAACGACCCGCCGACACCGAACTGGTTCAACGGTACCCTTGAAAAGCACGACTCGAACAACTGGCAGAAATGGACGGCGATGAACCCGCGGGCGACCTATCAAACACAGCGGCGGAATATCGACGGCTGGTTCATCGACATACTTCCGGACCTGAACCAGAACAACCCCGAGGTCGAGAAGTACCTTATCCAGAACTCGCTCTGGTGGATCGCCCAGGTTGGCTTTGATTCCATTAGGATGGACACGCTGCCGCACGTGCCGCGAAGCTTCTGGGCAAAATGGGGAGCGGCCGTGCATCGCGAATTTCCGAAAGTGAATATCCTCGGCGAACTTTATGACAGCGATCCGGTTCTGCTTTCGTTCTTCCAGAAAGGCCGCAGGGGCTGGGACGGACTCGACCCCGAGATCGACACGCTTTACGACTTCGGACTTTTCTACCCGATCCGAAATGCCTTCGCCCAAGGTAAGCCGATCCGCGAAGTGCACCAGATGTTTGCCCGCGACTGGATCTATCCGCGATCGGACGTTTTGGTTACCTTCCTCGGACTTCACGATATGCCGCGGTTCATGAATGAGCCGGGTGCGACGACTACGGGGCTAAAACTCGCCCAAACACTGATAATGACCTCCCGCGGAACGCCGCTGCTTTATTACGGCGACGAGATCGCGATGCCCGGCGGAGCCGACCCGGACAACCGGCGAGATTTCCCGGGCGGATTTCCGGGCGACCCGCGAAATGCCTTCACCGCTGCGGGCCGCACCGCCGAGGAAAACGACGTTTGGAATCATCTTGCAAAGCTCGGTGCTCTGAGGAAAGAGCTTGAGCCGCTCCGCCGCGGCCGCTCGCTTGACCTGCTTGATGAAGAGCAGCAATACGCCTATGCCCGGCTGACGGACAAGGCCGCCGTCGTCGTTATCTTTAACAACGACACCAAACCGGCCGAGGTCAGCTTCGACATCACATTCATCAGCAAACAGATACCGGTTGACGGGGTGCTAAAGGACGCTCTCGGCAATCTTGCCGATATAAAAGTGAACGACGGCAAAGTCAAAGCAAAGATCCCGGCCCGGTCGGCAGGAATTTACGTAACGAAATAG